One genomic region from Rosa rugosa chromosome 1, drRosRugo1.1, whole genome shotgun sequence encodes:
- the LOC133736894 gene encoding wall-associated receptor kinase-like 8 isoform X2, which yields MSRSQFQFLVLHFTSLFILWAMSSRATLAAASPVPPTDSIAKLHCPSHCGDIAIPYPFGIGEGCYLTGSDTGFYSNSFQIICNYSTSPPKPFLTSTSLEVLEISIEGELLVRSPITFSNCTDKPGLPSNRQTYNLEQTPFWYSQDNRFTSMSCGGIALMTKFSNGLTTTLGGCLSICDYSSSNPVLKKNTCIGINCCQSTFPKYLKNFNASFADVTINARSANECKYVFVVKQSWFTRANMSVIGDMDYVPVELKWSARSYSDISNNWTVSNNSTYISDDGRLLLCSKGYEGNPYLLHGCQDINECEGRPCGSYEICINYPGGFKCDPPPTSLRPEKLVVIVTSTVFGVLLILIWGWWSHKVIKKQKNIERKKKFFKQKLEQQVSSGEVNVEKIKLFSSKELEKATDHFNVDRILGQGGQGTVYKGMLADGRIVAVKKSKLVHDGEIRQFINEIVILSQIIHRNVVKLLGCCLDTEVPLLVYEFIANGTLYEYIHQQNEEFPLTWEIRLRVAVEVAGAISYLHSAADFPIYHRDIKSSNILLDEKYRAKVADFGTSRSVSIDQTHLTTLVHGTFGYLDPEYFQSSQFTDKSDVYSFGVVLVELLTGQKPVSLARSQEERSLATYFLLSMDQDYLFDVLDPQVTRYGGKEEITAVANLAKRCLNLNGKRRPTMKEVAVELEAIQSSIKASNHVDPNLEEVAYIQTHEITEAWDIVSTSTGPCIDGGTSSFDAQPLLTLKTL from the exons ATGTCTAGATCCCAGTTCCAGTTTCTTGTGCTGCACTTTACTAGTCTGTTCATCTTGTGGGCTATGAGCAGCAGGGCAACACTAGCTGCAGCCTCACCGGTGCCCCCCACAGACTCGATAGCAAAGCTTCACTGCCCGTCCCATTGTGGAGACATTGCAATCCCATACCCTTTTGGAATTGGAGAAGGCTGCTACCTTACTGGCAGCGACACAGGTTTCTACAGCAACTCGTTCCAGATAATATGTAACTACTCAACCAGCCCTCCCAAACCTTTCTTGACCAGCACGAGTCTTGAAGTGCTGGAAATCTCTATTGAAGGAGAACTCCTGGTCAGAAGCCCCATAACCTTCTCAAATTGCACTGACAAGCCGGGGCTGCCGAGCAACCGCCAGACCTACAACCTGGAGCAAACCCCTTTCTGGTACTCCCAGGATAACAGATTCACTTCAATGAGTTGTGGAGGAATTGCCCTAATGACAAAATTTTCTAATGGGTTGACAACAACACTTGGTGGCTGCTTGTCCATTTGTGACTACTCTAGTAGTAACCCTGTATTAAAGAAGAATACCTGCATTGGTATCAACTGCTGCCAATCCACCTTTCCTAAATATCTAAAGAACTTCAATGCTAGCTTTGCAGACGTAACTATAAACGCTCGCAGTGCTAACGAATGCAAGTATGTATTCGTTGTAAAGCAAAGTTGGTTTACTAGAGCAAATATGTCGGTCATTGGTGATATGGACTACGTCCCTGTGGAGCTGAAATGGAGCGCACGCTCATATTCGGATATCTCGAACAATTGGACTGTCTCTAACAATAGCACATATATCAGCGATGATGGACGTCTACTCTTATGCTCAAAAGGCTATGAAGGAAACCCTTATCTTCTTCATGGATGTCAAG ATATCAATGAATGTGAGGGTCGACCATGTGGTAGTTACGAGATCTGTATCAATTATCCTGGAGGCTTTAAGTGTGATCCTCCACCGACAAGCTTACGGCCGGAAAAGCTGGTTGTTATAG TTACAAGCACTGTTTTTGGAGTTCTACTTATACTCATTTGGGGATGGTGGTCGCACAAAGTgataaaaaaacagaagaacatCGAACGCaagaagaaattcttcaaaCAAAAGTTGGAGCAACAAGTATCTTCAGGTGAAGTCAATGTTGAGAAAATTAAGCTGTTTAGTTCCAAGGAGCTAGAGAAAGCCACAGACCATTTTAATGTAGACAGAATTCTTGGTCAAGGAGGCCAAGGTACTGTTTACAAAGGAATGCTGGCAGATGGAAGAATTGTTGCTGTGAAGAAGTCTAAACTAGTTCATGATGGGGAAATTAGACAATTCATCAATGAAATTGTCATTCTTTCCCAAATTATCCACAGAAATGTGGTCAAACTTTTGGGTTGTTGCTTGGATACAGAAGTTCCCCTTTTGGTTTATGAATTCATTGCCAATGGAACACTTTATGAATATATTCATCAGCAGAATGAAGAGTTTCCTCTTACATGGGAAATTAGACTACGAGTTGCCGTCGAAGTAGCAGGAGCTATTTCCTACTTACATTCTGCAGCTGATTTTCCCATTTACCATCGAGATATCAAGTCATCTAACATACTCCTAGATGAGAAATACAGAGCAAAAGTAGCAGACTTTGGGACTTCTCGATCTGTTTCGATTGACCAAACACACCTTACCACACTAGTACATGGAACATTTGGTTATTTGGACCCAGAGTACTTCCAATCTAGCCAATTTACTGACAAGAGTGATGTTTATAGCTTTGGTGTGGTACTTGTTGAGCTCTTAACTGGACAAAAACCAGTTTCTTTGGCAAGATCCCAAGAAGAAAGAAGCCTAGCAACTTATTTCCTTCTTTCTATGGATCAAGATTATCTGTTTGATGTTCTAGATCCTCAAGTTACGAGATATGGGGGGAAAGAAGAGATTACTGCAGTTGCTAACCTTGCAAAAAGATGCTTAAATTTGAATGGAAAGAGACGACCTACTATGAAAGAAGTAGCAGTTGAGTTGGAGGCAATTCAATCGTCAATTAAGGCCTCTAATCATGTTGATCCAAATTTGGAAGAGGTTGCATATATCCAAACTCATGAAATAACCGAGGCTTGGGATATTGTTTCTACATCAACAGGGCCTTGTATCGATGGTGGTACGTCTTCATTCGATGCACAACCACTGTTGACTTTGAAGACTCTGTGA
- the LOC133736894 gene encoding wall-associated receptor kinase-like 1 isoform X1: MSRSQFQFLVLHFTSLFILWAMSSRATLAAASPVPPTDSIAKLHCPSHCGDIAIPYPFGIGEGCYLTGSDTGFYSNSFQIICNYSTSPPKPFLTSTSLEVLEISIEGELLVRSPITFSNCTDKPGLPSNRQTYNLEQTPFWYSQDNRFTSMSCGGIALMTKFSNGLTTTLGGCLSICDYSSSNPVLKKNTCIGINCCQSTFPKYLKNFNASFADVTINARSANECKYVFVVKQSWFTRANMSVIGDMDYVPVELKWSARSYSDISNNWTVSNNSTYISDDGRLLLCSKGYEGNPYLLHGCQDINECEGRPCGSYEICINYPGGFKCDPPPTSLRPEKLVVIGHTSLLGIDLGIRGYGVPITSTVFGVLLILIWGWWSHKVIKKQKNIERKKKFFKQKLEQQVSSGEVNVEKIKLFSSKELEKATDHFNVDRILGQGGQGTVYKGMLADGRIVAVKKSKLVHDGEIRQFINEIVILSQIIHRNVVKLLGCCLDTEVPLLVYEFIANGTLYEYIHQQNEEFPLTWEIRLRVAVEVAGAISYLHSAADFPIYHRDIKSSNILLDEKYRAKVADFGTSRSVSIDQTHLTTLVHGTFGYLDPEYFQSSQFTDKSDVYSFGVVLVELLTGQKPVSLARSQEERSLATYFLLSMDQDYLFDVLDPQVTRYGGKEEITAVANLAKRCLNLNGKRRPTMKEVAVELEAIQSSIKASNHVDPNLEEVAYIQTHEITEAWDIVSTSTGPCIDGGTSSFDAQPLLTLKTL; this comes from the exons ATGTCTAGATCCCAGTTCCAGTTTCTTGTGCTGCACTTTACTAGTCTGTTCATCTTGTGGGCTATGAGCAGCAGGGCAACACTAGCTGCAGCCTCACCGGTGCCCCCCACAGACTCGATAGCAAAGCTTCACTGCCCGTCCCATTGTGGAGACATTGCAATCCCATACCCTTTTGGAATTGGAGAAGGCTGCTACCTTACTGGCAGCGACACAGGTTTCTACAGCAACTCGTTCCAGATAATATGTAACTACTCAACCAGCCCTCCCAAACCTTTCTTGACCAGCACGAGTCTTGAAGTGCTGGAAATCTCTATTGAAGGAGAACTCCTGGTCAGAAGCCCCATAACCTTCTCAAATTGCACTGACAAGCCGGGGCTGCCGAGCAACCGCCAGACCTACAACCTGGAGCAAACCCCTTTCTGGTACTCCCAGGATAACAGATTCACTTCAATGAGTTGTGGAGGAATTGCCCTAATGACAAAATTTTCTAATGGGTTGACAACAACACTTGGTGGCTGCTTGTCCATTTGTGACTACTCTAGTAGTAACCCTGTATTAAAGAAGAATACCTGCATTGGTATCAACTGCTGCCAATCCACCTTTCCTAAATATCTAAAGAACTTCAATGCTAGCTTTGCAGACGTAACTATAAACGCTCGCAGTGCTAACGAATGCAAGTATGTATTCGTTGTAAAGCAAAGTTGGTTTACTAGAGCAAATATGTCGGTCATTGGTGATATGGACTACGTCCCTGTGGAGCTGAAATGGAGCGCACGCTCATATTCGGATATCTCGAACAATTGGACTGTCTCTAACAATAGCACATATATCAGCGATGATGGACGTCTACTCTTATGCTCAAAAGGCTATGAAGGAAACCCTTATCTTCTTCATGGATGTCAAG ATATCAATGAATGTGAGGGTCGACCATGTGGTAGTTACGAGATCTGTATCAATTATCCTGGAGGCTTTAAGTGTGATCCTCCACCGACAAGCTTACGGCCGGAAAAGCTGGTTGTTATAG GTCACACCTCATTATTAGGAATCGATTTAGGAATCAGGGGTTATGGGGTTCCAA TTACAAGCACTGTTTTTGGAGTTCTACTTATACTCATTTGGGGATGGTGGTCGCACAAAGTgataaaaaaacagaagaacatCGAACGCaagaagaaattcttcaaaCAAAAGTTGGAGCAACAAGTATCTTCAGGTGAAGTCAATGTTGAGAAAATTAAGCTGTTTAGTTCCAAGGAGCTAGAGAAAGCCACAGACCATTTTAATGTAGACAGAATTCTTGGTCAAGGAGGCCAAGGTACTGTTTACAAAGGAATGCTGGCAGATGGAAGAATTGTTGCTGTGAAGAAGTCTAAACTAGTTCATGATGGGGAAATTAGACAATTCATCAATGAAATTGTCATTCTTTCCCAAATTATCCACAGAAATGTGGTCAAACTTTTGGGTTGTTGCTTGGATACAGAAGTTCCCCTTTTGGTTTATGAATTCATTGCCAATGGAACACTTTATGAATATATTCATCAGCAGAATGAAGAGTTTCCTCTTACATGGGAAATTAGACTACGAGTTGCCGTCGAAGTAGCAGGAGCTATTTCCTACTTACATTCTGCAGCTGATTTTCCCATTTACCATCGAGATATCAAGTCATCTAACATACTCCTAGATGAGAAATACAGAGCAAAAGTAGCAGACTTTGGGACTTCTCGATCTGTTTCGATTGACCAAACACACCTTACCACACTAGTACATGGAACATTTGGTTATTTGGACCCAGAGTACTTCCAATCTAGCCAATTTACTGACAAGAGTGATGTTTATAGCTTTGGTGTGGTACTTGTTGAGCTCTTAACTGGACAAAAACCAGTTTCTTTGGCAAGATCCCAAGAAGAAAGAAGCCTAGCAACTTATTTCCTTCTTTCTATGGATCAAGATTATCTGTTTGATGTTCTAGATCCTCAAGTTACGAGATATGGGGGGAAAGAAGAGATTACTGCAGTTGCTAACCTTGCAAAAAGATGCTTAAATTTGAATGGAAAGAGACGACCTACTATGAAAGAAGTAGCAGTTGAGTTGGAGGCAATTCAATCGTCAATTAAGGCCTCTAATCATGTTGATCCAAATTTGGAAGAGGTTGCATATATCCAAACTCATGAAATAACCGAGGCTTGGGATATTGTTTCTACATCAACAGGGCCTTGTATCGATGGTGGTACGTCTTCATTCGATGCACAACCACTGTTGACTTTGAAGACTCTGTGA